One genomic window of Cannabis sativa cultivar Pink pepper isolate KNU-18-1 chromosome 2, ASM2916894v1, whole genome shotgun sequence includes the following:
- the LOC115719807 gene encoding F-box/LRR-repeat protein At3g26922-like, which yields MADDDKISKLPDALITHILSFLPTEEAVRTCILSKRWKFIWYSVPTLLFYNTNDDDLEKLYNYVNKYLKHRKTGMKFIADSGITSFVLRMTGECERSKTHLIDKWLAFAVEKKIKKIELSINLDLIPIDWNSAYYCIPKILLENARYLTILDLSGIMLDSSYSFSFPSLKTLSLESVWHSDNSDSEGVVKFLLGCPSLQKLRLFDHQFLNDGKFRLQSLSLKFLELTCLDNPKLNVQVEAINLESLILYGVALNKINISCKKLRNLSIEDCAEDKQSSLQVLISNNPLLENLTLRRCHIYNSKHFNISSQHLKSFEFEQRWYDEDEDEDNDEDEMIISDVTIESAPNLASFSYDGVTDFDISIESSNLLNGKFHIFEDQELDCDTRSTNMINFFSNINCSWNIISLQVHTDKALILSEKLKNMNDSPLFKWKHLKLVITEYDPERLSELKDSLSWISPSLETLSINGDVIF from the exons ATGGCTGATGATGACAAAATTTCGAAACTACCTGATGCATTGATCACTCACATCTTGTCGTTTCTCCCCACTGAAGAAGCCGTTCGAACATGCATTCTTTCAAAGCGTTGGAAATTCATTTGGTATTCAGTCCCCACACTCTTATTCTACAACACTAACGACGATGATCTTGAAAAGTTGTACAATTATGTCAATAAATATTTGAAACATCGCAAGACAGGTATGAAATTTATAGCTGATTCAGGCATAACTAGTTTTGTGCTTCGTATGACTGGAGAATGTGAAAGAAGTAAGACTCACCTCATAGATAAATGGTTAGCTTTCGCAGTTGAGAAAAAGATCAAGAAAATAGAACTTTCAATCAATTTAGATCTTATTCCCATTGACTGGAATAGTGCCTACTACTGCATAcctaaaatattattagaaaatgcaaGATATTTGACCATTTTGGATTTAAGCGGGATAATGTTGGATTCTTCTTATTCATTTAGCTTTCCATCTTTAAAAACCTTGTCACTAGAAAGTGTTTGGCATTCAGATAATTCAGATTCAGAAGGGGTAGTTAAATTTTTGTTGGGTTGCCCTTCTCTTCAGAAATTGCGGTTATTTGATCATCAATTTCTAAATGATGGTAAGTTTCGATTACAAAGTTTAAGCCTCAAGTTCTTAGAACTTACATGTTTAGACAATCCTAAGTTAAATGTTCAAGTTGAAGCCATAAATCTTGAGTCTTTGATACTATATGGTGTTGCTTTgaacaaaataaatatctcttGCAAAAAACTTAGAAATCTCTCCATAGAAGATTGTGCGGAAGATAAGCAATCATCATTACAAGTTCTTATCTCTAATAATCCTCTTCTTGAGAATTTAACTTTAAGGCGCTGCCATATATATAATTCAAAGCATTTTAATATCTCGAGCCAACACTTGAAAAGTTTCGAGTTTGAGCAACGTTGGTATGATGAAGACGAAGACGAAGATAATGATGAAGATGAAATGATTATCAGTGATGTTACAATTGAATCAGCTCCAAATTTAGCGTCTTTTTCTTACGATGGTGTTACCGATTTTGATATATCAATCGAGTCATCTAATTTGTTGAATGGAAAATTCCATATTTTTGAGGATCAAGAGCTTGATTGTGACACAAGGTCTACCAATATGATCaatttcttttcaaatattaattgCTCTTGGAATATTATAAGCCTACAAGTTCACACAGATAAG GCTCTCATCTTGTCGGAAAAGTTGAAGAACATGAACGATTCTCCCTTGTTTAAGTGGAAGCATCTCAAACTAGTTATTACTGAATATGATCCTGAAAGATTGTCAGAGTTGAAGGATTCATTATCATGGATTTCACCTTCTTTAGAAACATTATCTATTAATGGAGAtgtgatattttag